The Toxorhynchites rutilus septentrionalis strain SRP chromosome 3, ASM2978413v1, whole genome shotgun sequence genome includes a region encoding these proteins:
- the LOC129774232 gene encoding fibroin heavy chain-like: MRNLPVLLCVVLTFCAVIEGAAQLKKNTATSAKNDPSRDKRLTGHDDVSTIVSSGAGVESYDGISGGVSSNSGSLHSNSAANYGSGLGSAIVINLGSGRGSTLGAALGSSSASGLSGYAINLGSGSVQRVGSGFVSGLGSILGANTLRSASGSGLASGYTSANLGSGSGTIYGSSLGSGSGLGYRTNLGSTVGSGVVSLLGSGSGINYGTSLGSGAGLSYSSSLGSSGGSGIVSVLGSGSALNYGSSLGSRSGLSYGTSLGSGSELNYGSTSGLSQGSTLGSVSALGYGTAHGSSSGSNLVSVLGSGSGLSYASNYGSGSGLSYGTHLGSGSGLSYGSSPGSTSGSNVVSVLGSSPALYYGTSVGSGSGLSYGSNLGSSSGLSYGTSLGSGSGLNYATNIGSAPVLSYGSPLGTNSISSYGISQGSTGGSTVVSALGSRSGLSYRSSLGSGSGLSYGTILGSGSGLNYGSSIVSAGGSGSALNYDTSLGSGSGLTYGTSLGSGSGLSYGRSLGSGAGLNYESSLGSTSGSGVVYALGSDNAVNYGSSLVSGSGLSYGTSLGSGSGLGYGSGPGLSYGSSLGTTSGSGDVSVLGSGSGLSYGSALNYGSTLGSGSGLSYGSSLGSGSGLSYATSLGSDSSSGYTSNIGSGSGLGYGRSLESTYTSNGGANFGSDLGSGLASGSNPDSEYASGYAGGSSTVGSSLGYTANVDSQYASNDISATSLGSAYSSDDSSSIRYSANIESSPSVGSEYNSGISAAYAVSRGSNAESGYVGNPGYSVAAADY, encoded by the coding sequence ATGAGAAATCTACCGGTGTTGCTGTGTGTCGTGTTGACATTCTGTGCGGTCATCGAAGGTGCAGCTCAGCTAAAGAAGAACACAGCGACGAGTGCGAAAAATGACCCTTCTCGCGATAAACGACTCACGGGTCATGACGACGTCTCAACGATTGTCTCATCAGGAGCCGGTGTTGAATCGTATGACGGAATCTCTGGCGGTGTATCATCGAATTCTGGAAGCCTGCACTCTAATTCTGCAGCAAACTATGGATCAGGGCTGGGATCAGCCATCGTGATAAATCTCGGGTCAGGCCGCGGATCAACTCTTGGAGCAGCACTTGGTTCTAGTTCAGCATCAGGCCTTTCGGGATATGCAATCAACCTTGGCTCAGGTTCGGTACAACGTGTCGGATCAGGTTTTGTGTCTGGTCTTGGATCCATTCTCGGAGCGAATACACTCAGATCAGCTAGTGGATCGGGTCTCGCTTCTGGATATACATCAGCGAACCTTGGCTCAGGGTCTGGAACTATCTATGGATCGAGCCTTGGGTCTGGTTCAGGATTAGGCTACAGAACAAATCTTGGATCAACCGTTGGATCTGGTGTTGTTTCTCTTCTTGGATCAGGATCTGGAATAAACTATGGAACGAGCCTTGGATCGGGTGCAGGTTTAAGTTATAGCTCTAGCCTTGGGTCTTCGGGCGGATCGGGCATTGTTTCGGTTCTTGGATCTGGTTCAGCCTTAAATTATGGCTCGAGTTTAGGGTCACGATCTGGATTGAGCTATGGAACAAGTCTTGGATCAGGCTCAGAACTGAACTATGGATCAACTTCCGGACTTAGCCAAGGATCGACACTTGGATCAGTGTCTGCGTTAGGGTACGGAACAGCCCATGGATCATCTAGTGGATCCAACCTTGTTTCTGTACTAGGATCGGGATCAGGACTTAGTTATGCATCGAACTATGGATCTGGATCTGGATTAAGCTATGGAACACACCTTGGATCTGGTTCTGGTTTGAGTTATGGATCGAGCCCAGGATCAACCAGTGGATCCAACGTTGTCTCTGTTCTTGGATCTAGCCCAGCGTTATACTATGGTACGAGTGTGGGGTCAGGATCTGGACTAAGTTATGGCTCGAATCTTGGATCAAGTTCTGGATTGAGCTACGGAACAAGCCTTGGTTCCGGTTCTGGATTAAATTATGCAACGAACATCGGGTCAGCTCCCGTACTAAGCTATGGATCGCCCCTTGGAACAAACTCTATATCAAGCTATGGAATAAGTCAAGGCTCAACCGGTGGATCTACCGTAGTTTCCGCTCTTGGCTCAAGATCTGGACTAAGTTATAGATCTAGTCTCGGTTCAGGTTCTGGATTGAGCTATGGCACAATCCTTGGATCAGGTTCGGGTTTGAATTATGGATCAAGTATTGTTTCTGCAGGTGGATCTGGTTCAGCATTAAACTATGACACTAGTCTAGGATCTGGTTCTGGATTGACATATGGAACAAGTCTTGGTTCAGGATCTGGATTAAGTTATGGAAGAAGTCTTGGATCAGGCGCTGGTTTGAATTATGAATCGAGTCTAGGATCAACCAGTGGATCTGGCGTTGTTTATGCTCTTGGATCTGATAACGCGGTGAACTACGGTAGCAGCTTGGTATCAGGTTCTGGATTGAGTTACGGAACCAGTCTTGGATCTGGGTCTGGATTGGGTTATGGATCAGGTCCAGGTTTGAGTTATGGATCGAGCCTTGGAACAACCAGTGGATCTGGCGATGTGTCGGTTCTTGGATCAGGATCTGGGTTAAGTTATGGTTCAGCGTTGAACTATGGCTCGACCCTAGGTTCAGGATCTGGATTAAGCTATGGATCGAGTCTTGGGTCGGGATCTGGATTGAGCTATGCTACAAGTCTTGGATCTGATTCCAGCTCAGGTTATACATCGAACATTGGATCAGGTTCAGGATTGGGCTATGGAAGAAGCCTCGAGTCAACCTATACTTCTAATGGTGGAGCAAACTTTGGATCAGACCTTGGCTCTGGTCTTGCATCGGGTTCCAATCCAGATTCAGAATATGCTTCAGGATATGCTGGTGGTTCATCAACGGTAGGATCGAGCCTCGGTTATACTGCAAACGTCGACTCGCAATATGCATCAAATGATATATCTGCAACAAGTCTTGGATCCGCGTATTCATCAGATGATTCATCGAGCATTAGATACAGTGCAAATATCGAGTCCAGCCCTAGTGTTGGATCGGAGTACAATTCAGGTATCTCTGCGGCCTATGCGGTAAGCAGAGGTTCGAACGCTGAGTCCGGTTATGTAGGAAATCCAGGTTACTCGGTGGCAGCAGCCGATTATTAA